The nucleotide sequence GGAGCCACCGGGACGCCCATCGCGGACACGCTCAGGCGCGTGCGCCACTTGTCGAAGCAGAGGTCGCTGGCCTTGGCGTCGCACCCGCCATAGCTGAAGCCGCCCGCGTCGAGCAGGCGCTGCATGCCGCCGTCCTCGCCAAAGACCCCGTGCAAGGTCGAAAACACCACGTGTCGCGCCGGATCCAGGCCCTCGGGGAGCGCATCGTGATCAACCGTGAAGAGCCGCGTCAGGTGGGAGCAGGCCATGGCCTGGGCGACCGCGCGGCCGGAGCCGAGCGAAACCTCCCGTTCCGGGGATGTGCCGCCCGCGAGGACGGCGATGATGGGAGAACTCATAAAACATCCCTCCACTCCTGCCCGTAGAGCAGGACCTCGGGCTCCAGGTCGACGCCCCGGACGCTTTTCACTCGCGCCCGCACCTTTTGCACGAGGGCGATGATGTCGGCGCTGGTCGCGTGGCCGCGGTTGACGATGAAATTGGCGTGCACGGTCGAGACCTCGGCATCCCCCACCCGCTCGCCTTTGAGACCGGATTCGTCAATCAGCCGGCCGGCGGACCCGCCCGGCGGATTCTTGAAAATGCACCCGGCACTCGGCTCGCGCGGCTGGGACTCCACGCGCTTCTTCTGATAAACCTCGATCTGCCGGCGGATGGCATCGGCATCCACCCCGGCCGCCGGCCGCAGCCAGGCGCCGAGTGCGATGGCGTCGTGCAGCTCCGCGCAATGCCGGTAATCGACGTGCAGCTCGGCCTTTTTGCGCGTATGGATCTCGCCGGCAAGCGTCATGAGGCGAACCTCGTCGACCACGTCGAACATCCAGCCGCCCATGGCCCCGGCGTTCATGCGCAGCGCGCCGCCGACCGAACCCGGGATGCCTTCGAGGAATTCAAAGCCCTGGAGCCCGGCCTTGGTCGCCAGCCCGCACAGGTTTTTCAGGCGCAGACCCGCCCCGACCCACAGGCGGCCGTCCGGCTGCGGTTCAAACGACTGCCAGGCCGGATGCCCGAGGCTGATCACGAGGCCGTCCACGCCGTGGTCCGGGATGATGAGGTTGGACCCGCGCCCAAGCAGGAGCACCGGGAGATTCCGGGCGCCGGCCTCGCGCAACAGGTGCTGCAGATCCTCGGCCCCCGCCGGCTCGGCGTACACGCGGGCCGGGCCGCCCACGCGCATCGTGGTCTTGGCCGCCAGCACCTCGTGCTCGAGCAGCTTCGTGGCGGGACCCAGCCGCGCGCGCGCCGTGATCAGGAAATTCTGCCAAGCCGCCTCGCGCTCCTCACGGGCCTTGAGCCGGGCAACGAAGGCCCGGGCGGTCAGCTCGATGTCACCGGCCCCGACAAAGGCCAACGTGTCCCCCGGCTGCAAAGCAGCGGCCAGCGCCTTGAGCAGGCCTGTCTCGTCGCCGGGCAGGTAGGTCACGTGGTCCGCCGCCCCGCCCTGCTTGAGCTCGGCGTAGATGTCCGCGGAGGTGCCGCCCGCCACCGGGGTCTCGCTGGCCGCGTAGACATCCATCAGGAAAACGTGGTCGGCCCCGGCCAGGGCGGCGGCGAACTCCGCCTTGAACTGGGCGGTGCGGGTAAAGCGGTGGGGCTGGAAGACCACGACGAGGCGCCCGGTCGTCCGCTCGCGCCGCAAGCTGCCCAGCAGCGCGCGGATCTCCGTCGGGTGGTGCGCGTAGTCCTCGTAGACCGTAATGCTCGAGGCATGCAGCACGGACTGCCGGCGGCGGACTCCGGCGAATTCCGCGAGAGAGTCGGAGGTGAGGGTCGCGCCGAGGTGCTGCGCCACGGCGAGGGCGGCGGTGGCGTTGGCGACATTAAACTCCCCGGGGGCCCGCACCGTCACCTGCGCGAGGGCAAACCGCCCGCCCAGGGCCAGTTCCTGGCCCGGAGACCGATCCGCGGTGCGGTGCCCCTGGTACTCCCCCGTGCGGCCGAAGGTGTGAATGGGCGCGGTGAAACCGCCGCGAGCCGCGAGCCGCGCGGAGAGCGGACAGGCGTCGCTGAGGAAAATCGCGCCCTTGGTCCGGGCCAGCAGCGCCGAGAACGCGGTCTCCAGGTCGGACAGTTTCGCGTAGTGATCCGCGTGATCCCAATCGAGATTCACCACCACCGTGACCTCGGGGCTGAAGCGGCCGATGGTGCCGTCGCTCTCGTCCACCTCGGCGATGACCCAGTCACCCGCCCCGACCCGGGCGGGCGGCAGCGTCGCGTCGTTGAACAACCCGCCGAGCACCCAACCGCAGGGAAAACCGGCGCGGTGCAAAGCGGTGATCAGCATGGCCGTGGTGGTCGTCTTGCCGTGCGAACCGGTGACGGCGACGAGCTTCCGGCCCTTCACCACCTCGGCGAGCATCTCCCCGCGACGCACCTGCGGCAGCCCGCGGGCCGTCGCGCGGCGGCGGGAATCGTGGGAGGGCGCCACCGCGGAGGAGTGGACGACCAGCTGGACCTCGTCGGGCAAGGTGCCCGGGGCCGTGAGGGTGACACCCGCCTGCTCGAGCAGCGCGCGCACGGCGGGGTTCCAGCCGTCATCCTCGCCGCTGACCATGAAACCGAGTTCCGCGAGGTAGAGCCCGAGCGGGGCCATGCCCATGCCACCGGCCCCGAGGAGGTGGACGCGCGTCACAGCGAGGCCAAAGACGGATGGAACTCCCGCGCTCATATCGTCTGGGCGGCGGGCGTGGGCCGCGCGTGACGGGCGGGCGGCTGGCCGGAGGCGAGCGCCTCGAGATCGGTCACGATGATCTCGATGGAATTTTCCTGGGACATGCGCCGGAGGTTGCCCCGGAATTTGTTCAGCAGCCAGTCGTTGAATGCCATGTCTAGGACCTCCTGGCGGAGGCCGCCCAGGGCCGATTCCTTCACGACCAGGCCGCCCCCCTGTTGCTCGAAGGAGACGGCGTTGGCCTGCTGGTGGTTGTCGGCGGCGAACGGGTAAGGCACGAGGATCGCCGGCGCCTCGCAGCGCACGAGTTCGGACAGCGTGCCGGCGCCGGCGCGGCTGAGCACGAGGTCGGCGGCGGACAGGAGCAGCCCGACGCGGTCGGAGAACGGTTCCTGCCAGGTGCGCACCGTCTGGCCGTTGCGGCCGGGAAATTCCTGCACGGCAGCCTCGCCCTTGCCGAGGCCTGTAACGCACCAGACTTGCACGCCCTCCTGGGCGAGCGCGGCTTGGTTGTCCGTGACCCAGCGGTTCAACGGCCCCGCGCCCTGGCTGCCGCCGAGCACGACGAGAAACTTCTGGGTCGGATCGACGCCGAGGCGAGCCCGCGCCTCGGCCCGGGGCAGGCGCACGATCTCGCTGCGCACGGGCAGGCCGGTGTGGCGGACCATCACACCGAGGCGGCCGGGCAGGCGCACGCCGGGGGGCAGATAGAGGCGGCGGGCGAAGCGCGAGAGCAGGCGGACGGCGCGACCGGGGATGCGGTTGGCCTCGTGTAGGGCGACGGGGATGCCCCGCATCCAGCCGGCCAGGACCACGCCGGCGTTGGTGAAACCACCGAAGCCGATGATGACATCCGGTCGCACGCGCGTGATGAGCCGGTGGCTGAACAGCAGGCCCTTGGCCTGCTCCCAGTGGAAGCGCAGGTGGACGAGCGGGCTCCAGCCAAAGGGCGCGCCCGGCACGCGCTCAAAGCTGAGCTGCGGGTACTGGTCGCTGAGTCGCGCATCAACCCGCTTGTGGCTGATCAGCAGCGTGGCAGTGTGGCCGCGGGCCACGAGGGCCTCGGCCAGGGCAATCCCGGGCGAGAGGTGGCCGCCGGTGCCGCCGCAGGCGATGA is from Lacunisphaera limnophila and encodes:
- the murB gene encoding UDP-N-acetylmuramate dehydrogenase, whose product is MTRVHLLGAGGMGMAPLGLYLAELGFMVSGEDDGWNPAVRALLEQAGVTLTAPGTLPDEVQLVVHSSAVAPSHDSRRRATARGLPQVRRGEMLAEVVKGRKLVAVTGSHGKTTTTAMLITALHRAGFPCGWVLGGLFNDATLPPARVGAGDWVIAEVDESDGTIGRFSPEVTVVVNLDWDHADHYAKLSDLETAFSALLARTKGAIFLSDACPLSARLAARGGFTAPIHTFGRTGEYQGHRTADRSPGQELALGGRFALAQVTVRAPGEFNVANATAALAVAQHLGATLTSDSLAEFAGVRRRQSVLHASSITVYEDYAHHPTEIRALLGSLRRERTTGRLVVVFQPHRFTRTAQFKAEFAAALAGADHVFLMDVYAASETPVAGGTSADIYAELKQGGAADHVTYLPGDETGLLKALAAALQPGDTLAFVGAGDIELTARAFVARLKAREEREAAWQNFLITARARLGPATKLLEHEVLAAKTTMRVGGPARVYAEPAGAEDLQHLLREAGARNLPVLLLGRGSNLIIPDHGVDGLVISLGHPAWQSFEPQPDGRLWVGAGLRLKNLCGLATKAGLQGFEFLEGIPGSVGGALRMNAGAMGGWMFDVVDEVRLMTLAGEIHTRKKAELHVDYRHCAELHDAIALGAWLRPAAGVDADAIRRQIEVYQKKRVESQPREPSAGCIFKNPPGGSAGRLIDESGLKGERVGDAEVSTVHANFIVNRGHATSADIIALVQKVRARVKSVRGVDLEPEVLLYGQEWRDVL
- a CDS encoding UDP-N-acetylglucosamine--N-acetylmuramyl-(pentapeptide) pyrophosphoryl-undecaprenol N-acetylglucosamine transferase, yielding MSRFIIACGGTGGHLSPGIALAEALVARGHTATLLISHKRVDARLSDQYPQLSFERVPGAPFGWSPLVHLRFHWEQAKGLLFSHRLITRVRPDVIIGFGGFTNAGVVLAGWMRGIPVALHEANRIPGRAVRLLSRFARRLYLPPGVRLPGRLGVMVRHTGLPVRSEIVRLPRAEARARLGVDPTQKFLVVLGGSQGAGPLNRWVTDNQAALAQEGVQVWCVTGLGKGEAAVQEFPGRNGQTVRTWQEPFSDRVGLLLSAADLVLSRAGAGTLSELVRCEAPAILVPYPFAADNHQQANAVSFEQQGGGLVVKESALGGLRQEVLDMAFNDWLLNKFRGNLRRMSQENSIEIIVTDLEALASGQPPARHARPTPAAQTI